A section of the Petrimonas sulfuriphila genome encodes:
- a CDS encoding inorganic phosphate transporter, with the protein MDPIYLIIVIILLGLAVLDLSVGVANDAVNFLNSSIGSKVAPLWVILTVASVGVMLGTLFSSGMMEIARSGVFHPEMFSFPNIMVLFLAVMLTDVILLDVFNSLGLPTSTTVSLVFELLGSAVAVAIFSIWQANAGDLIEYINTGKALAIISGIFVSVAVAFIVGSSVMYITRIIFSFKYRKTFRFFGALWCGFALTAMTYFIVFKGLKNSPIVATDFLYLVESNMLRSLLVTFAGWSILMALLQFLFRVNILKIIVLTGTMALALAFASNDLVNFIGVPLAGLDAFKNASATLASGGSIDTLYMDALNGPVKADIRMLLAAGIVMVLALWFSKKAKTVTETEVNLARQGSGLERFSSTPLSRSIVRWGVDTNRFFNKWTTPSFREKLNSRFIIPEQIEEQGVSFDLIRASVNLTIAALLISLGTSLKLPLSTTYVTFMVAMGTSLADRAWGRESAVYRITGVLTVIGGWFITAIVAFTVAMVVAMFLAWGGKIAIFIALALVGFILFKSSKFHQKRKLAEKANATLIEDESGIVKTSTTEVREVIGKMLDIYHQNVKGLTRESRSLLREIASKADELYLNYKNKRTYEVVPTIQSITLKELDIEQEYVQIVDYTYEITKALRVITSDSSLYIENNHKGFNNEQEEDLEDLSKKVTNMYKTYIGMMEKSDYSGFATITNIRDEIIEQCAKLTKKQIRRVKDKECSTRNSILFMNILNETKTIVLQSVNLMKSQRNMILTVKKLTDEETKKKN; encoded by the coding sequence ATGGATCCCATTTACCTAATTATCGTAATCATATTGCTGGGTCTGGCAGTACTCGATTTAAGTGTCGGCGTAGCCAACGATGCCGTCAATTTTCTCAACTCAAGTATCGGTTCAAAAGTTGCTCCCTTGTGGGTGATCCTCACGGTAGCATCCGTTGGAGTGATGCTCGGGACCTTATTTTCGAGCGGAATGATGGAAATTGCCCGAAGCGGGGTCTTTCATCCGGAAATGTTTTCGTTTCCCAACATAATGGTGCTGTTCCTTGCCGTTATGCTTACGGATGTTATCCTTCTCGATGTTTTCAACTCGCTGGGACTACCGACCTCTACGACGGTTTCTTTGGTATTCGAGTTGCTGGGATCAGCTGTGGCGGTAGCGATTTTCAGTATCTGGCAGGCGAATGCGGGCGACCTGATTGAATACATCAATACCGGCAAGGCGTTAGCCATTATTTCCGGTATTTTTGTTTCTGTAGCCGTTGCATTCATCGTGGGTAGTTCGGTAATGTATATTACCCGGATTATCTTCTCTTTTAAATACAGAAAGACGTTTAGATTTTTCGGAGCGCTCTGGTGCGGATTTGCCCTGACAGCCATGACCTACTTTATCGTTTTCAAGGGGTTAAAGAACAGTCCGATTGTGGCCACAGATTTCCTTTATTTAGTAGAATCCAACATGCTTAGGTCCCTGTTGGTTACTTTTGCCGGCTGGTCCATACTTATGGCATTGTTGCAGTTCTTGTTCCGGGTTAACATCTTGAAAATAATCGTACTGACAGGAACCATGGCGTTAGCGCTTGCTTTTGCCAGTAACGACCTGGTCAACTTCATCGGCGTACCTCTTGCCGGATTGGATGCATTCAAAAATGCAAGCGCCACGCTGGCTTCCGGCGGTTCAATCGATACGTTATACATGGATGCCCTGAACGGACCGGTAAAAGCAGACATAAGAATGCTTCTCGCAGCAGGTATCGTGATGGTTTTGGCCTTGTGGTTCTCAAAAAAAGCAAAAACAGTAACGGAGACCGAAGTGAATCTGGCACGTCAGGGTAGCGGACTGGAAAGGTTTTCGTCCACTCCTTTATCAAGATCGATTGTCCGTTGGGGAGTAGATACCAATCGTTTTTTCAACAAATGGACAACGCCTTCTTTCCGGGAAAAACTCAACAGTCGGTTTATTATTCCCGAACAGATAGAAGAACAGGGAGTCTCTTTCGACTTGATTCGGGCTTCTGTAAATTTAACCATTGCAGCCTTGCTGATCTCTCTCGGTACCTCCCTGAAGCTACCCCTGTCTACCACTTACGTGACTTTCATGGTAGCGATGGGTACTTCGCTCGCAGACAGGGCATGGGGGCGCGAAAGTGCGGTGTACAGGATTACCGGCGTACTAACGGTGATCGGTGGGTGGTTTATCACGGCCATCGTAGCATTCACCGTTGCTATGGTGGTGGCCATGTTCCTGGCCTGGGGCGGGAAAATTGCCATCTTTATCGCATTGGCCCTGGTTGGTTTTATATTGTTCAAATCTTCCAAGTTTCACCAAAAAAGGAAACTGGCTGAAAAAGCAAATGCCACATTGATTGAGGATGAAAGTGGGATAGTGAAAACTTCAACGACCGAAGTAAGGGAGGTCATCGGGAAAATGCTGGATATTTATCACCAAAACGTGAAGGGGTTGACCAGGGAAAGCCGTTCCTTGTTGAGGGAGATTGCTTCCAAGGCGGATGAGTTATACCTGAACTACAAGAATAAAAGGACGTACGAAGTTGTGCCAACAATCCAGTCCATTACATTGAAAGAGTTGGACATAGAGCAGGAATATGTTCAGATTGTGGACTACACGTATGAAATAACCAAGGCGTTACGGGTAATTACTTCCGACAGTTCACTCTATATCGAGAACAACCACAAAGGATTTAACAACGAGCAGGAAGAGGACCTGGAAGACTTGAGTAAAAAGGTGACCAACATGTACAAAACCTATATTGGCATGATGGAGAAAAGCGATTACTCCGGTTTTGCCACGATAACAAACATCCGGGACGAAATTATAGAACAATGTGCCAAGCTTACCAAAAAGCAGATACGAAGGGTAAAAGATAAAGAATGCAGCACAAGAAACAGTATCTTGTTTATGAACATCCTCAATGAGACCAAGACAATTGTCCTTCAGTCGGTTAACCTGATGAAGTCGCAACGCAACATGATACTGACCGTTAAAAAGCTAACTGACGAAGAAACCAAAAAGAAGAATTAA
- a CDS encoding RNA methyltransferase, whose translation MLITSLQNPSVKNIVKLAKSRERKEQQLFVIEGARELSLALQSDYIVESVYVCWEMFEKTKYPGVLDSMEEKNVLDISPEVFGKIAYRENSDGVVAIAKPKLHTLEYIKLSGNPFVIVLEAVEKPGNLGAILRTADAAAVDAVVVCDPQTDLYNPNVVRSSVGGIFTVQTAVCSSGDAAEWLKNNNITPYAAELQAAEFYQNIDFRTPSAIVMGTEAEGLTDFWLKTAAKRIKIPMRGKIDSLNVSVSTAVLTFEAMRQRGS comes from the coding sequence ATGCTTATTACAAGCCTTCAAAATCCGTCGGTAAAAAACATTGTAAAACTTGCAAAAAGCAGGGAACGCAAAGAGCAGCAGCTTTTTGTAATTGAGGGTGCCCGGGAGTTGTCACTGGCTTTACAAAGCGATTATATCGTTGAATCGGTATACGTTTGTTGGGAAATGTTTGAAAAAACCAAGTATCCCGGTGTTTTAGACAGCATGGAGGAGAAAAATGTTTTGGATATTTCACCGGAGGTTTTTGGCAAGATTGCCTACCGGGAAAACTCTGACGGCGTTGTGGCGATTGCAAAACCCAAGCTACATACACTTGAATACATAAAACTCTCTGGAAATCCGTTTGTAATTGTTTTGGAAGCGGTGGAAAAACCTGGGAACCTGGGAGCGATTCTCCGCACCGCCGACGCCGCAGCTGTGGACGCTGTCGTTGTGTGTGATCCCCAGACCGATTTATACAATCCCAATGTGGTTCGTTCCAGCGTGGGTGGAATATTTACGGTACAGACGGCTGTCTGTTCATCAGGAGATGCGGCGGAGTGGCTGAAAAACAACAACATCACACCGTATGCCGCCGAATTACAAGCTGCCGAGTTTTACCAGAACATTGATTTCCGGACACCCTCCGCGATCGTGATGGGCACTGAAGCCGAAGGGTTAACCGATTTCTGGCTAAAGACTGCCGCAAAGCGAATCAAAATCCCGATGCGGGGGAAAATTGATTCGCTGAATGTCTCGGTCTCTACTGCCGTGCTCACGTTTGAAGCCATGCGACAGCGGGGGAGTTAA
- the trxA gene encoding thioredoxin, protein MRKLTVIVAVFALVLSAWAAEPQVKKTVKPIALNTTSFTEKVFDYNNEKEWKYKGDKPAIIDFWAAWCGPCRQIAPVLEELAAEYGEEIYVYKVNVDEETELARAFGIQSIPTILYVPMTGTPQGVLGAAPKSQLKKAVDTLLLNKEEGK, encoded by the coding sequence ATGAGAAAATTAACGGTAATAGTGGCGGTTTTTGCATTGGTTCTTTCCGCATGGGCAGCAGAACCACAGGTTAAAAAAACAGTGAAACCCATCGCGTTGAACACGACGAGTTTTACGGAAAAGGTTTTTGACTACAACAACGAAAAGGAATGGAAGTATAAAGGAGACAAGCCTGCCATTATCGATTTCTGGGCCGCGTGGTGCGGCCCTTGCCGGCAAATTGCTCCTGTTTTAGAAGAACTTGCCGCCGAATATGGAGAGGAGATCTATGTTTATAAGGTGAATGTAGATGAAGAAACTGAACTTGCCCGCGCATTTGGTATTCAGAGTATCCCCACAATACTTTATGTTCCTATGACCGGAACACCGCAAGGGGTATTGGGTGCAGCACCCAAGAGCCAGCTTAAAAAAGCTGTCGATACGCTTCTTCTGAACAAGGAAGAGGGAAAATAA